One Spiroplasma sp. NBRC 100390 DNA window includes the following coding sequences:
- a CDS encoding 23S rRNA (pseudouridine(1915)-N(3))-methyltransferase RlmH, with protein MDIKILTVGSLDKTFLVTGCAMFLERIKHYAKIEVIEIKEIINKNEQVAINEQTALVIKKVLDYPDYYKVLLALNGQQLTSEKIAALIADVKDFKKAKLMFIIGGSHGFNSVIQTQVTFQLSFGAITLPHQLCRLILLEQIYRGFKIINNEVYHK; from the coding sequence ATGGATATTAAAATTTTAACAGTTGGTTCATTAGATAAAACTTTTTTGGTAACTGGATGTGCAATGTTTCTGGAACGCATCAAACATTATGCTAAAATAGAAGTCATTGAGATTAAAGAAATTATTAATAAAAATGAACAAGTGGCAATTAATGAACAAACAGCATTAGTCATAAAAAAAGTTTTAGATTATCCGGATTATTACAAAGTATTATTAGCTTTGAATGGCCAACAATTAACAAGTGAAAAAATTGCTGCTTTAATAGCAGATGTCAAAGATTTTAAAAAAGCAAAGTTAATGTTTATTATTGGTGGTAGTCATGGTTTTAATTCGGTAATCCAAACACAGGTTACTTTTCAATTAAGTTTTGGTGCAATAACATTACCGCACCAATTATGCCGTTTAATTTTATTAGAACAAATTTATCGTGGTTTTAAAATTATTAATAATGAAGTTTATCATAAATAA
- the rplW gene encoding 50S ribosomal protein L23 — protein MHITNVIKKPILSEKTYRNMADGVYTFEVARTANKVQIKKAFEKIFEVKVEKVNVINYDPKEKKMGKFVGETTYTKRAIIKLKPGEKLDLLGEDK, from the coding sequence ATGCATATTACAAATGTCATTAAAAAACCAATTTTATCAGAAAAAACATATCGTAATATGGCTGATGGTGTTTACACTTTTGAAGTAGCACGTACTGCTAACAAAGTTCAAATTAAAAAAGCTTTTGAGAAAATCTTTGAAGTAAAGGTTGAAAAAGTTAATGTTATTAATTATGACCCAAAAGAAAAGAAAATGGGAAAATTTGTTGGAGAAACAACTTATACAAAACGTGCAATCATTAAATTAAAACCAGGAGAAAAATTAGATTTATTAGGAGAAGATAAATAA
- the rplD gene encoding 50S ribosomal protein L4, whose product MKLQVLDAKGSSIKEISVNKTIWGIEPHQQAMFDAVVAQQASMRQGTHKTKTRTEVSGGGRKPWRQKGTGRARQGSIRAPQWKGGGIVFGPTPEKNYLKHVNKKVRKLAIKSALSLKTQDKNLVVIDQFGIEQPSTKAMVEVLNNLKVNDEKLLIITTEGDEVNFKSSRNIKKINIITSAGINVYDLLNADKLLITEQAVKAIEEVYA is encoded by the coding sequence ATGAAATTACAAGTACTTGATGCGAAGGGAAGTAGCATTAAAGAAATTAGTGTAAATAAGACAATCTGAGGGATTGAGCCACATCAACAAGCAATGTTTGATGCTGTTGTCGCGCAACAAGCTTCAATGCGTCAAGGCACACACAAAACTAAAACAAGAACTGAAGTATCTGGTGGGGGAAGAAAACCTTGAAGACAAAAAGGTACTGGTCGTGCTCGCCAAGGGTCAATTAGAGCACCACAATGAAAAGGAGGAGGGATTGTATTTGGTCCAACTCCAGAAAAAAATTACTTGAAACATGTTAATAAAAAAGTAAGAAAATTAGCAATTAAATCGGCGTTATCATTAAAAACACAAGATAAAAATTTAGTGGTAATTGATCAATTTGGAATTGAACAACCTTCAACAAAAGCAATGGTTGAGGTTTTAAATAATTTAAAAGTTAATGATGAAAAATTACTAATCATTACAACAGAAGGTGATGAAGTTAATTTTAAATCATCACGTAATATTAAAAAAATAAATATAATTACATCCGCTGGAATTAACGTTTATGATTTGCTAAATGCTGACAAGTTATTAATAACAGAACAAGCAGTAAAAGCAATTGAGGAGGTGTACGCATAA
- the rplB gene encoding 50S ribosomal protein L2: protein MPIKSFKPVTPSRRNMTTLDYSVLTTDRPEKSLIETRKRHAGRNNQGVITTRHKGGGHKVKYRIIDFKRNKDDIVGKIVTIEYDPNRNAFICLVNYVDGEKRYILAPKTIKVGMQIISGEKTDIKVGNCMQLKNIPEGTVLHNLELRPGKGGQLARAAGSSVQLLGKDEDGKYVTIRLTSGEVRKVLAECRATIGEVGNEDYGLVNWGKAGRNRWRGIRPTVRGSVMNPNDHPHGGGEGKAPVGRKAPMTPWGKKALGVKTRNKKKASTKLIVRRRTK from the coding sequence ATGCCAATTAAGAGTTTTAAACCAGTTACACCGAGTCGTCGTAATATGACAACATTAGATTATTCCGTACTAACAACTGATCGTCCGGAAAAATCATTAATTGAGACTCGGAAAAGACATGCTGGTCGTAATAACCAAGGGGTTATTACCACAAGACATAAAGGTGGCGGTCATAAAGTTAAATATCGAATTATTGACTTTAAGCGAAATAAAGATGATATTGTTGGCAAAATTGTCACAATTGAATATGATCCAAATCGTAATGCCTTTATTTGTTTAGTTAATTATGTTGACGGTGAAAAAAGATACATCTTAGCACCAAAAACAATTAAAGTTGGAATGCAAATTATTAGTGGTGAGAAAACTGATATTAAAGTTGGAAACTGCATGCAATTAAAAAACATTCCAGAAGGGACAGTACTTCATAATTTAGAATTACGTCCTGGCAAAGGTGGACAATTAGCGCGTGCAGCGGGTTCATCAGTTCAATTACTAGGGAAAGATGAAGATGGTAAATATGTTACAATTCGACTAACTTCTGGTGAAGTTCGCAAGGTTTTAGCTGAATGTCGAGCAACTATCGGAGAAGTTGGAAATGAAGACTATGGCTTAGTAAATTGAGGAAAAGCAGGACGTAACCGTTGACGCGGAATTCGCCCAACTGTTCGTGGATCAGTTATGAACCCGAATGATCACCCACATGGAGGAGGAGAAGGAAAAGCTCCTGTTGGGCGTAAAGCACCAATGACACCATGAGGTAAAAAAGCATTAGGAGTAAAAACTCGTAATAAGAAAAAAGCTTCAACTAAACTAATTGTTAGA
- a CDS encoding lipoprotein — MRKLLSLFTATTLITTSTTSLVACNTTPQGNPVPVFVYNGNQKFSHAPTVTGKSVNGIDNAAESGKDETGAPYEYGLQGGRMGLISNVIVPFLTGINLTKDNSKTTGKGANWTPEQIAAGLQGQKDNIITNAKTDGSDPFDNTKKIDQKTLWKEFFANYSTSYDSYFEQVGVVANENPAVLDHTNQNLMTMTGNAEKTSNKDWVKDHTWGTKKGPYTPPSLKTLSPVATILDWLNDPNNNYSKGFDQINENRGYQSARYIAITIPNVTIRFEFQGEHKRFTFSATIDKLVAYANYLVYKNPNSSTDKPTYAHQWFFLSYGFYDFSTLKNDDYHDYNFKIPGLNIDPNISIALGYVKKGDKDGILTADEDKKVDKEGQFPTLSPDYAFPDLKWRINVDSMTDQYN; from the coding sequence ATGCGTAAATTATTATCACTTTTTACAGCAACAACTTTAATCACAACATCAACAACTTCACTTGTTGCTTGTAATACAACACCGCAAGGAAATCCGGTGCCTGTTTTTGTATATAATGGGAATCAAAAATTCAGTCATGCGCCAACAGTAACTGGAAAGTCAGTTAATGGAATTGATAATGCCGCTGAATCCGGGAAAGATGAAACAGGAGCTCCTTATGAATATGGTTTACAAGGGGGAAGAATGGGATTAATTAGTAATGTCATTGTTCCATTTTTAACGGGAATAAATTTAACAAAAGACAATAGTAAGACAACGGGAAAAGGAGCAAACTGAACACCTGAACAAATTGCGGCAGGATTGCAAGGACAAAAAGATAATATTATTACAAATGCAAAGACTGATGGTTCTGATCCGTTTGATAATACAAAAAAGATTGACCAAAAAACATTATGAAAAGAATTCTTTGCCAACTATTCAACTAGTTATGATTCATATTTTGAACAAGTAGGTGTAGTTGCAAATGAAAATCCAGCTGTTTTAGATCATACTAATCAAAATTTGATGACAATGACTGGTAATGCAGAAAAAACATCAAATAAGGATTGAGTGAAAGATCATACTTGAGGTACTAAGAAGGGGCCATACACACCGCCATCATTAAAAACTTTATCTCCAGTTGCGACAATTTTAGACTGATTAAATGATCCAAATAATAATTATAGTAAAGGGTTTGACCAAATTAATGAAAACCGTGGGTATCAATCAGCTCGTTATATTGCAATAACAATTCCAAATGTAACAATTCGCTTTGAATTTCAGGGTGAGCATAAACGCTTTACTTTTTCAGCGACAATTGATAAATTAGTTGCTTATGCTAATTACTTGGTTTATAAAAATCCAAATAGTAGTACGGACAAACCAACATATGCACATCAATGGTTTTTCCTTAGTTATGGTTTTTATGATTTTAGTACATTAAAAAATGATGATTATCATGACTATAATTTTAAGATTCCAGGTCTTAATATCGATCCAAATATTAGTATTGCCTTAGGATATGTTAAAAAGGGTGATAAGGATGGGATTTTAACAGCTGATGAAGATAAGAAAGTTGATAAAGAAGGTCAATTTCCGACATTATCACCAGATTATGCCTTTCCTGATTTAAAATGAAGAATTAATGTTGATTCAATGACAGATCAATACAATTAA
- the rpsJ gene encoding 30S ribosomal protein S10, with the protein MAQTKMRIKLKGYDHRVVDQSIQKIIEAAQAAGVKVKGPIPLPTDREIITILRATHKYKDSREQFEMRTHKRIIDIINPDGPKVIDTLKRVQLPSGVEIEMK; encoded by the coding sequence ATGGCTCAAACTAAAATGAGAATAAAATTAAAAGGTTATGATCACCGTGTGGTTGATCAATCAATTCAAAAAATCATTGAAGCAGCCCAAGCCGCAGGAGTAAAAGTTAAAGGACCAATTCCTTTACCAACTGATCGTGAAATCATTACTATTTTACGTGCAACTCATAAATACAAAGATTCGAGAGAACAATTTGAAATGAGAACACATAAAAGAATTATTGACATCATTAATCCTGATGGTCCAAAAGTAATTGATACTTTAAAACGTGTTCAATTACCAAGTGGTGTTGAAATTGAAATGAAATAA
- the rplC gene encoding 50S ribosomal protein L3, producing MKGILGRKIGMTQVFATDGRLIPVTVVEVQPNVVLQVLTKEKNGYQALQIAVEDKRINLVSKPDQGQFKKANTTPKRFVKEIRNMDGYNSGDIIKADIFTAGEFVDVTGTSKGKGFTGSIKRHNYSRGPMGHGSGYHRGVGSMGPIAPNRILKSKKMPGHMGTEKVTIQNLEVVAIDTVKNALLVKGSIPGPNKQFVVIKETIKGLTPKTPTELIKRTVDPKTPESEIKTEKPVDTVAEAPVEAAPATDAPASVAE from the coding sequence ATGAAAGGAATCTTAGGACGCAAAATTGGTATGACACAAGTTTTTGCTACCGATGGTAGATTAATACCAGTTACAGTAGTTGAAGTACAACCTAATGTTGTTTTACAAGTATTAACTAAAGAAAAAAATGGTTATCAAGCACTTCAAATAGCTGTCGAAGATAAAAGAATTAACTTGGTTTCAAAACCAGACCAAGGACAATTTAAAAAAGCGAATACAACACCTAAGCGCTTCGTTAAAGAAATCAGAAACATGGATGGCTATAATTCTGGCGATATTATTAAAGCTGATATCTTTACTGCTGGGGAATTCGTTGATGTAACCGGAACTTCAAAAGGAAAAGGATTTACAGGTTCAATCAAACGACACAACTATTCGCGTGGACCAATGGGCCATGGGTCAGGATACCACCGTGGAGTTGGGTCAATGGGACCAATTGCTCCAAACCGCATTTTAAAATCGAAAAAAATGCCAGGACATATGGGAACTGAAAAAGTAACAATTCAAAATTTAGAAGTAGTTGCAATTGATACGGTAAAAAACGCCTTATTAGTAAAAGGTTCAATTCCGGGACCAAACAAACAGTTTGTAGTTATTAAAGAAACAATCAAAGGTTTAACACCAAAAACACCAACAGAGCTAATTAAAAGAACTGTTGACCCAAAAACACCAGAATCCGAAATTAAAACAGAAAAACCAGTTGACACAGTTGCTGAAGCACCTGTTGAAGCAGCACCAGCAACTGATGCACCAGCATCGGTTGCAGAATAG
- the dnaB gene encoding replicative DNA helicase, whose protein sequence is MDNLSKKELNKINVINDAEKNVLAIIAHSIAAAEEVFSILTEEDFTVMNYKVIFKALQEQFLAKVAINITTLSNYMLKNNMLNKIGGIEFLTDLFQSYTTDANLTEYLDIIIKNTTSRRLKAVLENIHREIETHQPIDEVVSKAEKEILDVKKERKGNLFKTSFDEVDKVLQKIELLENSGEMLTGSPSGFRDLDRMTSGFQKGDFIILAARPSMGKTALALNFAVKSAAQSKKAVAIFSVEMPAEQLIQRMIGSYSTVDSAKVRTGKGLQTRDWENITKAADFLKQTKLFIDDTPGLKVIELQSKLRKLCRENEVGLVVIDYLQLLSTGTHFGDSRQQEVSTISRQLKALARELEIPIICLSQLSRSVEKREDKRPIMSDLRDSGAIEQDADIIMFLFREDYYATHDPNNLDVPLETEKAQLILSKHRNGPTGSVELLFVKKHGSFADYGLQNSKI, encoded by the coding sequence ATGGATAACTTAAGTAAAAAAGAGTTAAATAAGATTAATGTTATTAATGATGCTGAAAAAAATGTTTTAGCAATTATTGCTCATTCAATTGCTGCAGCAGAAGAAGTTTTTTCAATTTTAACAGAAGAAGATTTTACAGTAATGAATTATAAAGTTATCTTTAAAGCCTTACAAGAACAATTCTTGGCTAAAGTAGCTATTAATATTACTACTTTAAGTAATTACATGTTAAAAAATAATATGTTAAATAAAATTGGGGGAATTGAGTTCTTAACAGATTTATTTCAATCATATACGACTGATGCAAATCTAACAGAGTATCTAGATATTATTATTAAAAATACAACATCACGTCGTTTAAAAGCAGTTCTTGAAAATATTCATCGTGAAATTGAAACTCATCAACCAATTGATGAAGTTGTTAGCAAAGCTGAAAAAGAAATTTTAGATGTAAAAAAAGAACGTAAAGGAAACTTATTTAAAACATCATTTGATGAGGTTGATAAAGTTTTACAAAAAATTGAATTGTTAGAGAATTCTGGTGAGATGTTAACAGGTAGTCCAAGTGGTTTTCGTGATTTAGATCGAATGACATCAGGTTTTCAAAAAGGAGATTTTATTATTTTAGCAGCGCGACCATCAATGGGGAAAACAGCATTAGCTTTAAACTTTGCTGTTAAATCTGCTGCACAATCAAAAAAAGCTGTGGCGATTTTTTCAGTTGAAATGCCAGCAGAACAATTAATCCAACGGATGATTGGGAGTTATTCGACCGTAGATTCAGCAAAAGTTCGTACCGGAAAAGGTTTACAAACGCGTGATTGAGAAAACATTACCAAAGCTGCTGATTTTTTAAAACAAACTAAATTGTTTATTGATGATACGCCAGGATTAAAAGTTATTGAATTACAATCAAAACTTCGAAAACTATGTCGTGAAAATGAAGTTGGATTAGTTGTCATTGATTATTTACAATTATTAAGTACAGGAACACATTTTGGTGATTCACGTCAGCAAGAAGTTTCAACTATTTCACGACAATTAAAAGCTTTAGCACGAGAATTAGAAATACCAATTATTTGTTTATCACAGTTATCACGATCAGTTGAAAAACGAGAAGATAAACGGCCAATTATGTCAGATTTACGTGACTCGGGGGCAATTGAACAAGATGCTGATATTATTATGTTTTTATTTCGAGAAGACTACTATGCAACACATGATCCAAATAATTTAGATGTTCCATTGGAAACAGAAAAAGCACAATTAATTTTATCAAAACATCGAAATGGGCCAACAGGTAGTGTTGAATTATTATTTGTAAAAAAACATGGTTCATTTGCTGATTATGGTTTGCAAAATTCTAAAATTTAG